In the Chlamydiota bacterium genome, TCGTCGCCGCGGACGACGGCGTGATGCCCCAGACGCGCGAGGCGATCGACCACGCCCGCGCCGCCGAGGTGCCGCTGATGGTCGCGGTGAACAAGATCGACAAGCCGGGCGCCCAGCCCGAGAAGGTCCGGCGGCAGCTGATGGAGGCCGGCTTCAGCCCCGAGGAGTACGGCGGCCAGACGATCTTCTGCGACGTCTCCGCGGTCACCGGGGCGGGGCTCGATCATCTGCTCGAGATGATCCTGCTCCAGGCCGAGATCCTGGAGCTCAAGGCCAACCCCACCGCCGCCGCGCGCGCCGTGGTCATCGAGGCGCAGATGGACAAGGAGCGCGGGGCGGTCGCGACGGTCCTTGTCCGGCGCGGGACGCTGCGGGTGGGCGATCCGGTCGTTTGCGGGACCTGCGCCGGCAGGATCAAGGCGCTCTTCGACTACCGCGGCGCGAGGATCCGCGAGGCGGGGCCCGCGAAGCCGGTCGAGGTCCTCGGGCTCGGCGGGGTGTGCGAGCCCGGCAGCGAACTGCGCGCGGTCGAGAGTGAGCGCGCGGCGAAGGAGATCGCCGCCGAGCGGCGTCTCGCGTCGGCGTCCGCCGGCGCCGTCCAGGGCAAGATGACCCTCGAGGATCTGTTCACCAAGATCGCGGCCGGCAAGGCCAAGGAGCTGCGGCTCATCCTGAAGGGCGACGTGCAGGGGTCGGTGGAGGCGCTCGGCGACGCGTTGCGCAAGCTCGCCACCGCCCAGGTCGCCGTCAAAACGCTCCGCTGCGCGGTGGGGGACATCAACGAGAGCGACGTGATGCTCGCCTCCGCCTCGGACGCCGTGATCATAGGGTTCCACACGCGCATCGACGTCGACGCGAAGGAGCTGAGCCGCCGGGAGAGCGTGGAGATCAAGCTCTACGACGTCATCTACGAGGCGATCGAGGACGTCAGGAAGGCGATGGAGGGGCTGCTCGAGCCCGCGATCCGCGAGACGGTGATCGGCCGCGCCGAGGTGAAACAGCTCTTCAAGGCCGTGAAGGGGGACCCGATCGCCGGCTGCATGGTCGTGGATGGCAAGGTGCTCGAGAACGCGCGCGCGCGCGTCATCCGGGGGGAGAAGATCGTCCACGAGGGCACCATCCTGTCCCTGCGCCGGTTCAAGGACCAGGTCAGGGAGGTGAAGAGCGGGACGGAGTGCGGTATCCGCCTCGCCAACCTGAAGGACCTCCGCGAGGGGGACGTCATCGAAGTGTACAGGATGGAGAAGATCCCGCAGAAGCTCTGACCGGACGCGAAGCGGGGGCCCGTTTCCCCCTCCCCGCCGTCCGGCTTCCAGGGACCGGGCGTAGCGTGCCGGCTTTTCCGCACGACGCCTCGCGCGTCCGACGTTCACCCCGGGCACCATGGTCATCGGCGTACTCGAGATGCAGCTCAGCATGCCGGGCAACCGGTCCCTCAAGGACAAGCGGCAGGTCCTGAAATCGGTGAAGGACCGGGTCCGCGCCGCCTTCAACGTCTCGATCGCCGAGGTCGCCGAGCAGGAACGATGGTGCGCGGCGCACCTGGCGGCGGCGACGGTGGCGCCGGACCGCGAGCGCGCGCACGCCGTGCTCGAGGCGGTCGCCCGCATGGTGGAGCGCAGAGGCGACGCGGTGCTCGCGGGGTACTGTATCCAGATGCTGTGAGGGCGGACGCGGGATATGAGACGGGATCGTCGTCTCACGGGGACCAGGGCATGGCCAGCCGCAGGATGGAGCGCGTCGAACAGCTTCTGAAGGAGAGTCTCGGCTTCATCTTCCAGCGGGGGCTGAAGGACCCGCGTATCGGGTTCGTCACCGTGACGGGGGTGCGGGCGAGCGCGGACCTCTCGCACGCGAAGGTGTACCTCAGCGTGATGGGGACGGAGAAGCAGAAGGCGGAGACGATGGAGGGGGTCGCAAGCGCCGCGGGCTACATCCAGCGCATGCTCGCCGCGCAGGTGCGCCTGCGGTACATCCCGCACCTTGATTTCTTCATCGACGACTCCACGGACCGGGGGTTCCACATACAGGAGATTCTCGACAAGATCGAGGCGGAGAGGAACGATGGCGCCTGAATCCCCGGCGCGCCGGATCGCGCGACTGCTGCGTGCCCGCCGGTCGTTCCTCGTCTGCGGGCATATCCGCCCCGACGCCGACTGCATCGGCTCGCAGCTCGCCCTCGCCCGCGTCCTCTCCGCGATGGGGAAGCAGGTTGTCGTCTGGCT is a window encoding:
- a CDS encoding DUF503 domain-containing protein, producing the protein MVIGVLEMQLSMPGNRSLKDKRQVLKSVKDRVRAAFNVSIAEVAEQERWCAAHLAAATVAPDRERAHAVLEAVARMVERRGDAVLAGYCIQML
- the rbfA gene encoding 30S ribosome-binding factor RbfA; the encoded protein is MERVEQLLKESLGFIFQRGLKDPRIGFVTVTGVRASADLSHAKVYLSVMGTEKQKAETMEGVASAAGYIQRMLAAQVRLRYIPHLDFFIDDSTDRGFHIQEILDKIEAERNDGA
- the infB gene encoding translation initiation factor IF-2, with the protein product MRVRIYDLARELGVENKDVIARLAAMGVAVKSHSSSIDEETAARLRAAYASPAGPKPAAPAKPAAPAKPAPPKAPGAKPAAPAKPAPAKTPAAPAAAKAPAAKPAAPAKPAPAKTPAAPAAAKAPAAKPAAPAKPAPAKTPAAPAAKPAAAQAPAAPLRPVSVSMPMNVRALAEAISVKPEELIRTLMKFGVMASINQNLDAATIEVVAHEHGVAVEFAAAPASGEEEFKDDPKDLVPRAPVVTFMGHIDHGKTSLLDAIRKSKVVHEESGGITQHIGAYEAALPKGRITFLDTPGHETFTAMRARGADITDIAVLVVAADDGVMPQTREAIDHARAAEVPLMVAVNKIDKPGAQPEKVRRQLMEAGFSPEEYGGQTIFCDVSAVTGAGLDHLLEMILLQAEILELKANPTAAARAVVIEAQMDKERGAVATVLVRRGTLRVGDPVVCGTCAGRIKALFDYRGARIREAGPAKPVEVLGLGGVCEPGSELRAVESERAAKEIAAERRLASASAGAVQGKMTLEDLFTKIAAGKAKELRLILKGDVQGSVEALGDALRKLATAQVAVKTLRCAVGDINESDVMLASASDAVIIGFHTRIDVDAKELSRRESVEIKLYDVIYEAIEDVRKAMEGLLEPAIRETVIGRAEVKQLFKAVKGDPIAGCMVVDGKVLENARARVIRGEKIVHEGTILSLRRFKDQVREVKSGTECGIRLANLKDLREGDVIEVYRMEKIPQKL